The proteins below come from a single Aegilops tauschii subsp. strangulata cultivar AL8/78 chromosome 6, Aet v6.0, whole genome shotgun sequence genomic window:
- the LOC141025771 gene encoding uncharacterized protein, translated as MKLLSWNCRGLLGAPAVRSLLDVQRRYNPDALFLSETHLNEARAEDLMRKMKMDHRLVAPCLDGRKSGLLLVWKKEVRIYSRTITLEFIDVSVEEPDGQMWRLMGIYGEPSWEHKDRTYRHLRDLHAQSSLPWAVIGDFNEILYSSEKDGGAPRHQMRLQAFQDALSDCSLEDIGYEGDRFTWFRGGLRERLDRAVSNAAWLQLHPYAGLCSLEMGKSDHRPILLNTEHLAGVAESQPRRKMKFEERWLAEESVEEIVKTAWQKAVHRGLCPTARDKLNSVHQELHAWDRRVLKGPRARLRKAQKELEALM; from the coding sequence ATGAAGCTCCTAAGCTGGAATTGTCGGGGCCTTCTTGGTGCCCCGGCGGTTCGATCGCTTCTGGATGTCCAGAGGCGGTATAACCCGGATGCGCTGTTTCTGTCTGAGACGCATTTGAATGAGGCTAGAGCAGAAGATTTGATGAGGAAAATGAAGATGGATCATAGATTGGTTGCCCCATGTTTGGATGGAAGGAAAAGTGGGCTCCTATTAGTCTGGAAGAAGGAGGTTAGGATTTACTCCCGGACTATCACCTTGGAGTTTATTGATGTGTCTGTTGAGGAGCCGGATGGACAGATGTGGAGACTCATGGGCATATATGGCGAGCCGAGCTGGGAGCACAAGGATCGGACTTACCGACACTTGCGTGATCTTCATGCCCAGTCAAGCTTGCCGTGGGCAGTGATAGGCGATTTCAATGAGATTTTATACTCGTCGGAGAAGGATGGAGGGGCTCCCCGGCACCAGATGCGTCTCCAGGCATTCCAGGACGCGTTGTCGGATTGTTCATTGGAGGATATTGGATATGAAGGGGACAGGTTTACTTGGTTTCGTGGTGGTCTGCGTGAAAGGCTTGATAGAGCTGTGTCTAACGCTGCATGGCTGCAACTTCACCCTTATGCTGGCTTATGTAGTCTAGAGATGGGGAAATCTGATCATCGACCCATCCTGCTCAATACTGAACATTTAGCTGGGGTAGCAGAGAGCCAGCCAAGGCGTAAGATGAAGTTCGAGGAGAGGTGGCTTGCTGAGGAATCCGTCGAGGAAATAGTTAAGACAGCTTGGCAGAAAGCTGTGCACCGCGGCCTCTGTCCTACTGCTCGGGATAAGCTGAACTCAGTGCACCAAGAGTTGCATGCATGGGACCGTCGCGTCCTTAAGGGACCACGTGCTAGGCTCCGTAAGGCACAGAAGGAACTTGAGGCGCTgatgtga